CGTCTGAACCTCTTAATCTGCGGTGACGGTCAAATTGTAATTCCTTCATTTAAAAACCTCCTGAATACGTATAAAAACTAATCTATTCACTTCAGATATATAGCAATTTCTTCAATCATCGCTTCCATTGTATATTCTGAAGGTTCGATATGTACAGGTAAAGCCATTTCTCTTAAAGCATCAGACGTAGTCGGTCCGACGCTTGCAATTTTTATCAGACCCTGCCTGACATTAGAAAGAAGCTGCGGATCGGCAGCCAGAATAAACCGTTCGGCAGCAGAAGGTGAAAAGAATGTAATCACATCACCCTCTGCCAGTTCTTTCAATTGCTCTGCAGTGATTTCAGGAACTGTATTCTTATAGACCGTCCAGCTTATACATTCATGCCCGTTCCCGCTTAAAAACTTAGCGATTTCACCGCGTGAAAGATCACCCTGCGGAAAAAGAACAGGTCCTTTAACAGATTCAGTGAAATCCTTTTTAAAGCTTGCCGCTGAAAAAAGAGGCGGAATATAGTTCACCTGCATACCTTCCGCTTTAATCGCATCAGCTGTTTTTGAACCAACTGCTGCGATTTTCTTTGCTGCAGCCAGTCTTTTCAGTCCCGCATCTTCTAGCAGTTTGAAAAAATAATACACGCCATGTTTACTCGTAAATATAATCCAGTCAGCTTCTTTTAGCTGAAGTACTTTATCCTCTGTTAACGTCATGTCTCCGGATTCAATCTGGATCATCGGTGCAGCAATAGAGATCCCGCCCTTTTCCTCAATCAGCAGCCGGTCGTGTTCTGATGAGCGTATATCTCTGGTCAGCACAATTTTTACCCCGTTCAGGGAAGCCATCTCACTGACCGCCCTGTTCGATCTTCACCTGATCAATTAATGCTTTTGCACCCTGCTCAGTCAGGATCTCAGCTGCTTTTAGTCCAACTTCAATCGGATCATTGCCGCTAATGACTTCTTTATATACTGTTTTACCGTCCGGAGAGGCTACGAGTGCCGTCAATGAGACACCATCTTCAATTTGTGTAGCATACCCTGCGATCGGCACTGAACATCCGCCTTCCATTTTGTGTAGGAATGTCCGTTCAGCAGTCACCGTCTGAGCAGTCTCCTGGTCGCTGAAACGATTAAGAAGCTCTCTCAGTTCAGTGTCACTCTCTCTGCATTCAATTGAAAGTGCACCCTGTCCAATTGCCGGCAGACAGTCTTCAGGAGATAGAAATTCAGATACTACATCTTTTGACCAGCCCATTCTCGATAATCCTGCAGCTGCAAGAATAATGGCATCAAAGTTTTCTGTTTCAAGCTTTTTCAGACGTGTATCAATGTTTCCACGAATCCATTCAACTTTCAGATCTGGACGAACTGCAAGAATCTGCGCTCCGCGTCTCAGGCTGCTTGTACCAACAATCGAACCTGCTGGTAATTCTGCGAGTGTTTCTTTATTTTTAGAAATCAATGCATCTCTCGGGTCTTCACGCACAGGGATGCTGCCAATGATTAATCCTTCAGGCAGCTCTGCCGGCATATCTTTCATACTATGAACCGCCATGTCAATTTCACCATCGATCATTGCCTGTTCAATTTCTTTTACAAAAAGCCCTTTGCCCCCAACTTTTGAAAGCTTCACATTCTGAATCTGGTCGCCTTTTGTGACAATTTCCTTAATCTCGAATTCAGTACCGGGTTCAAGCGATTTTAATTGCTCAATTACCCATTTTGTTTGTGTAATCGCAAGCTTACTTCTGCGTGAACCTACAATGATTTTTCTCATAAATAATTGCCTCCAGTGATGTAGTAATCGTAATTTAGACTGACCAGAAATGGAATGATGATAATCTGCTTCCAAGTAAGAAGTTGATCAGCAGACAGCCGAATGCAGCTGTATTAAATAGTGCGAGTGATTTACCTGATTGTCCTTTTCCGAATCGTCTGTATAAAAAGACGCCATAGATTGCGAGCAGCAGAAATGATCCGGAAATTTTAATATCGTACCAGAGTACAGTCGGGAGTGAAACGACAGCCCATTGCACACCGAGAATCAAACTTAATAATAGTAATGGAAATCCAATACTATTTAAAATCACTGATCCTTTCTCAAGCTTTGCAAGATCTGTAATCCGCTGAAGTTTCTGCCCCCATTTTTTCTGTTTTAATAGTCTGTACTGTAATAAGTATAGAATAGAAAATACAACTGATATTGAAAAAGCTGCATACGACACAATTGCCATAGTGATATGAATAAGCAGCAGCTCCGACATCAGCCGCTCAGCCGCTGCTTCAGTGCTCGCCTGAACCGGTGCGAATGTGTGGATCGCCATAAATGTAAACCCGATCAGATTCACGAAAAATACCGTAAAATCGATTTTCATTAATCGGTTCAGCACCAGTGAAAGTGTTAATAACACCCAGGCATAAAAGTAAATGCCTTCAAAAAGCGTTAAAACCGGAAATCTTCCGGTTCTGAACATGTATAGAAATAAAAAAATTGTTTGAAGAACCCAAACAATTGACAAAAGCCAGAAGGCAACGCGATTCGCCTTCTGGTCTCTTTGTACATAATCCATAAAATATAATAGCACGCTGATTGCATAGAGGATGATCATGACTTCATGCAGCCGTGTCATTGACAGTTCGAACATGTGTGATCCTCCCCGTTAACTTTGCAGTGAAAGCTGTGGCTGTAATTTTACTGCTTCAGCCGACTTTTCTTCATGACGTTCAGTTTCCTGAGTCAGATTGAAGATCTGTTTGAACAGTTCAAGCTTTTCATCACCATCAGGTAATGCAGCCAGCTCTTTCGCCTGTAAAATCGGATCTTTCAGCAGCTGATTGATAATGCTTTTCGTGTGTTTGTTAAGGACCTTTCGCTCACGGTCAGTCAGGCTTGGCATTTTACGTTCAATGCTTTCCATCGTCTCCGCCTGAATGGCAAGTGCTTTCTGGCGCAGTTCTGAAATGACAGGCACAACACCAAGCATATTTAACCACTCTTTGAACGCAACAATTGCTTCTTCAACCATCAGACCAATTTGTTCAGCAGCAACCTTTCGCTCTTCAAGATTAGCCTGAACGATTCCTTCAAGATCATCGATATCATACAAAAATACGTTATCAAGTTCATTGATTGCAGGATCAAGGTCCCTCGGTACTGCGATATCCACCATAAAGAATGGACGGCCTTTGCGCATTCTTTCAACATCAGTCATCATTTCTTTACTGATCAATGCTTCCTGCGCACCTGTTGAAGTAATTAGAATATCTGCCTCAATTAACGCACATTGGAGTTCTCTCAGTTCTTTCGCATTACCTGAGAACTTATCTGCAAGTGCTGCCGCTTTTTCGAACGTGCGGTTGATGACCGTTACTTTTGTAGCACCGCTTCCCTGCAGGTTCTGAATCGCCAGTTCACCCATTTTACCTGCGCCAAGGATCAATACGTGCTTTTTATTTAAATCTCCGAATATTTTTTTAGCCAGTTCAACTGCAGCATAAGATACAGATACAGCATTAGACGCAATATCAGTTTCAGAGTGTGCCTTTTTCGCAAGCGTCACTGCCTGCTTGAACAGTTCATTAAAGACTGTTCCAGTTGTACCATTTTCCTGACCTGTAAAGAAGCTTTTCCGTACCTGCCCTAGGATCTGTGTTTCACCTACGATCATTGAATCCAATCCACAGCTTACCTTGAACAGATGTTCCATTGCTCCATCTTTCTCGTAAATAAACAGATAAGGACTAAATTCATCCTTGTCTAGATTAAACCAGTCAGCTAGGAATTGTTTTATATAATAACGACCTGTGTGAAGCTGATCCACTACCGCATATATCTCAGTACGATTACATGTCGAAACGATGACGTTCTCCAGTATACTCTTTCGGGACTGAAGCTCCGTCATTGCTTTACTAAGATCCGCTTCCTGGAAAGAAAGACGCTCTCTCATCTCTACAGGGGCCGTTTTGTAATTCAAACCTACCACTAAAATGTGCATGTGCTGAATGACACCCCCACGAATTAATCATTACTCCCATTATAACATGATTAAGAACATGTCCTAATGGTAAATGTGAACAACCATTGAAACGTACGGATACAGCTGCCGGCATGTGCCGGTTCGCACTGCTGTATCAAGATTTCACCTGAACTAAGGGTACCAAAGCACCCGTTCGTTTTCAATAGTTCTGCTCAATATCAGAATCTTCTATGAAAACGTTTTAATAATCTATTCTTTCACTACTTTTGTGTTTTATAAACATTTAAAAAGAGACCCGTTATCCAGGTCCCTTTAATCGTTTCGCTGCGCTTCAGGCGGACGCTTTCCGGACGGAGTGAAGCTTGAGCCTCCTCAACGCTACGCGTCTGCGGGGTCTCAGCTACCCTCTATTCGTCCCGGAGTCGCCACCCTACGCTTCGCTGCACTATGTAATGTGCATATACAAATGATAATGATATTTAATATTGTGTTTCAAATAAAATATGAATTTGCATCAAGAACTGAATATTAAAAAGAAACGCTCTGATCATCTCAGGCGTTTCTTTTTTAGTCAATGAATCTATTACTCTTTCATTTTTCTCTCAATAAAATGCCAGGCGTTGTCTTTACCGAGTCCAGTTTCAGAAGAGAACATGATGAGTTCGTCGCCTTCTGCAATTTC
This region of Jeotgalibacillus malaysiensis genomic DNA includes:
- a CDS encoding uroporphyrinogen-III synthase; this translates as MASLNGVKIVLTRDIRSSEHDRLLIEEKGGISIAAPMIQIESGDMTLTEDKVLQLKEADWIIFTSKHGVYYFFKLLEDAGLKRLAAAKKIAAVGSKTADAIKAEGMQVNYIPPLFSAASFKKDFTESVKGPVLFPQGDLSRGEIAKFLSGNGHECISWTVYKNTVPEITAEQLKELAEGDVITFFSPSAAERFILAADPQLLSNVRQGLIKIASVGPTTSDALREMALPVHIEPSEYTMEAMIEEIAIYLK
- a CDS encoding glutamyl-tRNA reductase, which translates into the protein MHILVVGLNYKTAPVEMRERLSFQEADLSKAMTELQSRKSILENVIVSTCNRTEIYAVVDQLHTGRYYIKQFLADWFNLDKDEFSPYLFIYEKDGAMEHLFKVSCGLDSMIVGETQILGQVRKSFFTGQENGTTGTVFNELFKQAVTLAKKAHSETDIASNAVSVSYAAVELAKKIFGDLNKKHVLILGAGKMGELAIQNLQGSGATKVTVINRTFEKAAALADKFSGNAKELRELQCALIEADILITSTGAQEALISKEMMTDVERMRKGRPFFMVDIAVPRDLDPAINELDNVFLYDIDDLEGIVQANLEERKVAAEQIGLMVEEAIVAFKEWLNMLGVVPVISELRQKALAIQAETMESIERKMPSLTDRERKVLNKHTKSIINQLLKDPILQAKELAALPDGDEKLELFKQIFNLTQETERHEEKSAEAVKLQPQLSLQS
- a CDS encoding porphobilinogen deaminase, translating into MRKIIVGSRRSKLAITQTKWVIEQLKSLEPGTEFEIKEIVTKGDQIQNVKLSKVGGKGLFVKEIEQAMIDGEIDMAVHSMKDMPAELPEGLIIGSIPVREDPRDALISKNKETLAELPAGSIVGTSSLRRGAQILAVRPDLKVEWIRGNIDTRLKKLETENFDAIILAAAGLSRMGWSKDVVSEFLSPEDCLPAIGQGALSIECRESDTELRELLNRFSDQETAQTVTAERTFLHKMEGGCSVPIAGYATQIEDGVSLTALVASPDGKTVYKEVISGNDPIEVGLKAAEILTEQGAKALIDQVKIEQGGQ
- a CDS encoding cytochrome C encodes the protein MFELSMTRLHEVMIILYAISVLLYFMDYVQRDQKANRVAFWLLSIVWVLQTIFLFLYMFRTGRFPVLTLFEGIYFYAWVLLTLSLVLNRLMKIDFTVFFVNLIGFTFMAIHTFAPVQASTEAAAERLMSELLLIHITMAIVSYAAFSISVVFSILYLLQYRLLKQKKWGQKLQRITDLAKLEKGSVILNSIGFPLLLLSLILGVQWAVVSLPTVLWYDIKISGSFLLLAIYGVFLYRRFGKGQSGKSLALFNTAAFGCLLINFLLGSRLSSFHFWSV